Proteins encoded together in one Camelina sativa cultivar DH55 chromosome 9, Cs, whole genome shotgun sequence window:
- the LOC104711251 gene encoding AT-rich interactive domain-containing protein 4-like has translation MMFHGQGFSRNRCNVVAVVSGENNNNQIDGAPPPPLQPKYPFPDLSSSGRLKIQVLNNPTTEEFQVAVNSSATDFVYLQGEQTGDSDEVGPLVLGFAAFSTPDALVALFGSTLPTTVYLELPNGEELAQALYSKCFRMAGCSICYILEKCFHEICSLPFSPCSVFSHTEFVQ, from the exons ATGATGTTTCATGGTCAAGGTTTTTCGAGAAACCGTTGTAATGTTGTGGCAGTTGTTTCTGGagagaataataataaccaGATAGATggagctcctcctcctcctcttcaacCCAAATACCCTTTTCCAGATCTCTCTTCTTCAGGGCGACTCAAG ATTCAGGTACTGAATAATCCTACGACAGAGGAGTTCCAGGTTGCTGTTAACTCTTCTGCGACGGATTTTGTCTACTTGCAAGGGGAGCAGACTGGAGATAGTGATGAAGTTGGTCCCTTAGTGTTGGGATTTGCTGCTTTTTCTACTCCTGATGCCTTGGTTGCTCTGTTTGGTTCCACATTACCGACAACG GTTTACCTTGAGCTTCCAAATGGTGAAGAATTAGCTCAAGCACTCTACTCTAAG TGCTTTCGTATGGCAGGGTGTTCAATATGTTATATATTGGAAAAATGCTTTCACGAAATATGCAGCCTGCCATTTTCGCCATGCTCTGTTTTCAGTCATACAGAG TTCGTGCAGTGA
- the LOC104711254 gene encoding coiled-coil domain-containing protein 94 homolog — protein MGERKSLNKYYPPDFNPKKIPRLQKPKNQQKKIRSMLPVRVRCNTCGNYMSEGTKVNCRQEDVINETYLGIKILRFYIKCTKCLAEVIIKTDPKNCSYTVESGATCLYNGVEEKEKKREVTENVLESLERRTVVSKREIEVMAALDEVKSMKSRRASVSVDSMLEALSRRKKQEEENVEEELLIKSIKFGKRTRRIDEERNKNYEAFDEKKKKGNNKRRDCRNYPSQISSVCIMSKKTVKEGLESLCHTYGTDSDEEK, from the coding sequence ATGGGAGAACGCAAAAGCCTAAACAAGTATTATCCGCCAGATTTCAATCCGAAGAAGATACCTCGCCTCCAGAAACCGAAAAATCAGCAGAAGAAGATTCGATCTATGCTTCCAGTACGTGTTCGATGCAACACATGTGGTAATTACATGTCGGAAGGCACCAAAGTCAATTGCCGTCAAGAAGACGTCATCAACGAGACGTACCTAGGCATTAAAATCCTTAGGTTCTACATCAAGTGCACAAAATGCTTGGCGGAGGTGATAATTAAGACCGATCCAAAGAACTGTAGTTATACTGTCGAATCAGGTGCAACTTGCCTGTATAATGGAGtcgaggagaaggagaagaagcgtGAGGTAACTGAAAACGTGTTGGAGTCCTTAGAGAGGAGAACTGTGGTATCTAAAAGAGAGATTGAAGTTATGGCTGCACTTGATGAGGTTAAGTCTATGAAGTCTAGACGAGCCTCCGTGAGCGTAGACTCCATGCTTGAGGCTttgagtagaagaaaaaaacaagaagaagagaacgtGGAGGAAGAATTGCTTATCAAGTCGATAAAATTTGGTAAGCGGACTAGAAGGATTGatgaagagagaaacaaaaactatgaggcgtttgatgagaagaagaagaagggtaatAATAAGAGACGTGATTGCCGTAATTATCCCAGTCAAATCTCTTCTGTTTGCATAATGTCGAAAAAGACTGTAAAGGAGGGACTCGAATCTCTGTGTCACACCTATGGCACCGACAGCGATGAGGAGAAGTGA
- the LOC104711253 gene encoding putative F-box protein At3g22650 — protein MVDKQSNDLKKKGGGELWEENKPEKLGEKIHKSHREKLAPADERMQRSDTRLYLPADLVENILIRLPVRQLVRFQIVCKDWRSLLGQSRFIYAHLKNNSHKFLHSRDSSQIWIVENLDQSPLYFKLCDLRGEHIRGISACDGLILCNTYSGKIAIWNLQVRRWLPDREFVSFDDCCCLGRTRDMIYKVLTFNLVASRYYDSALNTLEAEICDLHSQSWKSVEMDDTWTLYRNKFVVLSLGGNSFWLACWCDNNEVFVQSFNFSTESFIPVRLPFVVKPLDETTTALSCFQEDRISLLYQRHRELTELWVTNRVGDEVPVSAWTKLFSITSDHPLIHHDPSYFVNLNNITIFCEEVTAAGDVQIKLLKLSQTRVERTNVHRYNRSKTKWCAPSNNCVYFHTLVPVAGL, from the exons ATGGTTGATAAACAGTCCAATGATCTTAAGAAAAAAGGAGGAGGAGAGCTTTGGGAAGAGAATAAACCTGAGAAGCTGGGCGAGAAAATCCACAAATCTCACCGAGAGAAGTTAGCACCTGCTGATGAGAGGATGCAAAGATCAGACACAAGACTCTATCTCCCAGCAGATCTAGTGGAGAACATTCTCATAAGGCTTCCAGTAAGACAACTTGTGAGGTTTCAAATCGTTTGTAAAGATTGGAGAAGTCTCTTAGGCCAAAGCAGATTCATCTACGCTCATCTGAAAAACAACAGCCACAAGTTCCTTCACTCAAGAGACTCTTCTCAGATTTGGATAGTAGAGAACTTGGATCAATCTCCTCTATACTTCAAACTGTGTGATCTCCGTGGTGAACATATCCGAGGTATCTCAGCCTGTGATGGATTAATTTTGTGCAACACTTACTCTGGCAAAATTGCAATCTGGAACTTACAAGTACGTAGATGGCTACCCGATAGAGAGTTTGTGTCCTTTGATGACTGCTGCTGCCTTGGACGCACAAGAGACATGATATACAAGGTTTTAACCTTCAATCTCGTTGCTAGCCGTTATTATGATAGTGCGTTAAATACACTTGAAGCAGAAATATGTGATCTCCATTCACAGAGCTGGAAGTCTGTAGAGATGGATGACACTTGGACTTTGTATAGGAATAAGTTTGTCGTGCTATCACTGGGAGGAAATTCGTTTTGGTTAGCTTGCTGGTGTGACAACAATGAAGTCTTTGTGCAGTCGTTTAACTTTTCCACGGAATCGTTTATACCAGTTAGACTTCCTTTTGTGGTCAAGCCATTGGATGAGACTACAACAGCTTTATCGTGTTTCCAGGAAGATAGAATCTCTCTCCTTTATCAAAGACACAGAGAACTTACTGAGCTGTGGGTTACTAACAGAGTCGGAGATGAGGTTCCAGTTTCAGCTTGGACGAAACTTTTTAGCATCACAAGTGATCATCCTCTCATTCATCATGATCCCAGCTACTTTGTCAACCTAAACAATATCACAATCTTTTGTGAAGAGGTAACAGCAGCAGGTGATGTTCAGATCAAATTGTTGAAATTGTCTCAAACTAGGGTGGAGCGAACAAATGTGCACAGGTATAACCGTTCGAAGACAAAGTGGTGTGCCCCTTCAAACAACTGTGTTTACTTTCACACTTTGGTTCCTGTAGCAG GATTGTAA